In the genome of Vicugna pacos unplaced genomic scaffold, VicPac4 scaffold_168, whole genome shotgun sequence, the window acttttatataaaaaataacttaattcttaagactgttctaggagatgggtgctgtggctgtccccagtctatggataggagactgaggtgcagaaaatttcactgaaatatcagtgtcacagctacccagtgctgtgggatttcagaccctcatgtttgtccccagcatttgtgatcttcaccaccatgctccactactgcctggaatcattaatgaaaaagttttccttttttgatttcttgattgtttgttttctcattggggaactcacctcttcattttccttgcagagatctgtgtaggtttattttagatctcatgtacttatttattacacaggctccagcgatgattgtgcctagttgatctaatcaattcatactcaagtctttcctgctcatgacactaaaaagagagtcatgatttacataatgctcaaagaagaatgtacttgagtgattttatttttctaaccaatcaaacaaatcaaataaaaacccggtgttggaacagattataagccctgcagaatagggtcactgtcttccttgtgtttcatttgatttgtcacagtgtctggatagtgccttgctgtccagcagttttgtgagtatacggtgctcgtgaatcattgtaaggaaagaattttgacaacagactgtgttgttcatttcacaagggaaaagatcatatagaaatactgctcagatttattttaaaattaagcttggtgttttgagaagggttcaagaaaccatacaaaaatctttttcactaattttaaatctatcttagacacattatgcatacatagcagagtaacttatcaactagttttgacaagaggagtgtattattgattatctattttagttgaaatattctacctgggataaagtaatcagtgcccataaatgaacaaatatgtttgtatttctatgcaacatgggggcagacttcatatgtttttatataatatatatgactgtgtgttttaatctgtctgtcagtgtttttatagtttttcatcaatgttgtaactttagaattcttctatggaaatcacccccaattctagtgcagtttgtgctgtgtatcctgtcttatgcatgggattccactgtcccctcactgaggaatttcctctcctattgagttagtagcagagttaaaggaactgtgatttctaggcctttgctctccatgtgtttgcagttggctgtcaatcaagattttctctttcttgagttttcattgttcaattagaattttggaaataacaattaatatgttgcaacactctccctagaaacttgatgtgtttgtgcttttcagtttccaatttacaaaaaatgtaaatgcactcttgtttttaaatagtcctttttcactagatatttgtttacttctttatagtcaaaatatttttttcccaatgaatgaataggtttgcatgttttaaaagataccttactttttaaatttcttattctaacaggtatattcgttgtacagaatttagaaaataaggataaacacaattataacttaaaaatggcctctaatctcacctggagatacagttgtaaggtttgaaattgagaattacaagtcctctcaaactcttcttctatttcaagtacggtttggttactgagatcctcgaattcccatatgaattgtagcagcagatagtcagtttctgcagaggaacccactgggattgtgatcgagtccacgttgaatatatggatcgctctggggagcactgccatcccaagaatgctgtcatttgattcaggaatgtgcgtggtgtgtctgtccaggtatttaggtattctttaatttttttcagcattgcatagagtttacattggattattttactatatattttgcctttatactgaggacaagtgtgcaaggtaccgggatcagaagtgtattggagctccgcagcttgctgccaccatggacgctgtgctcttgcttcgcccactgtacagtgttgcacaaaataggacctaagtaactctctcttgaaagaatgattatatgattgctggatgatgcttgagagtccttgtgatgatgtctttttcccagaatttcccctcttctttactatgccctttcccttcctttcctccagcctgtgtttcagcctgcctgtggcattgattttccttgtctgtggactcttcctttcactagttcgtgataatgttacatgtgagatgtggaaacttgctagatgtcaagaaagaggaaatccattgcattctagtttttttagagtgtgctattgtattatcgattgaaatgaaatcaggctgacccattgagccatcccctgagctctttttgccttcctacaggtgatactgctctcgttgctgcatgtgcccttcccccagacttggttttggggttgagtaagtcaccgtcactggagccctctctttaaatgatgaagagaacatttgctctttctccctgtttggggacttggatgagatgaggcaacagataaagaatggagccccacctcattctgacccccgctctttccgttcctttctccaggggaagagtacaattcaaaaatataaagattgtgaactaatgagatagacaagacaaccgatcatttattaaataccctttcatgccagaaacaaatgtattatacacacaaaaagcacataaaatacggtagtactgtggttacaaacgtgggtccgagttcgagtcctggtctggagtgacaagtcctgtgagatggagaattggtaggtcggcttagcctctcttggacttgttttctgtcctgcagagatggggctcgctaggcgtccctcccccgtagaggtgctgaggggtgtaaaagacatgtgtaggcagaccgagcacagctgctctttcctcgtaagtgcaggatagcatcgcttttgcggtgatggctttatgactgcaccgtgtagactctcagtgctccaaagggatgccttgcagattggagatgggattctcacttctgtatatacccaaggattgtgttattgggccttgctaatttgactctattctttagaaagtacataatgtagatatatttttcaaacatgcatgattttttcttttattatttatagttctaccctctcatctcttggtgtgacttttcatggaatccaggaaacagtcctaagcaacctgcctcttcacacttctccgtggtggtttccttccctgactagaagagggttttgcataggtaattttgattgctccccttctcttggagactctctgtttttctgcccatctctcacctgtccatctgtccatttctctacccactcattcttctgacttgtttcaataagcatttcaggcagcttacagaagaacaggtaccaaataaacaggtgagaaaatggggccaagttcatacagtgaggctaggagttgagcctgtgtgagagttgccagcgtgagacacacgcctctgccttgtgacttataagatagacaacatcaatgtgcctgaagctcccagcagacacagggaaacagggtttgtgggagatgctcattggctgtgaaataaataagtggcttagtagaagcccagcctttccaagtactaaggcttaggagaatattttagtgtcttccaaaatcagattattgcatcttttctttttcagagttttatgtatagttggtttacattctatacctggaaatttctccaaaacttctgcccacgtgagtcccatgactcgggaatgggctggttctgctcattgacgggtgttggccagaaacggaaaatgacagcctcaaaggagcctgggatttatcagttatgttttgtcagtgctgtagatttcagaaaatgctttcaccttttctttccatctgaggcagcagcgcgctctcttaccagcatcaggagctcagggccacgggatggtgggggctgactgcactgccgtcaagacagctgagctagtcactgcaggtgtggttcttttacatactgcagttcatgctctttactagaatgtttcaacagggagttaattaactgagttaattaacattttataaatatgatgctttgttgaaaagacagtcataggcagaatataagttgggatcactttaaaaatggtttcattactgaaatttcagtaggaaagatccagtttatcttatttccgcctctctttaaaagtaacaaagaaacaagacagaaaaagcagaggatgatttctgttcttcctctcggcttgcaggtgccctcacctccagtggcatccatccagacaccagcactgacactggccgtgctcagaactgcctcagccctgaagacacatctgacaaatggaagggggccgcgccctgttacagcaggtgctctcactttgtgggtccttatgtaactgcgcggtgttattcaggatcgccctttctacactttgtgacgctgctgcggtgtctcctagttatttgtttctgtaagtactcgtgtaattttccaatgtgtggtactagacatctaaaaatgcatttttcagatgagaaatagtgtgtatttaatataaatgtctgaaaaaagggtcaaaaggatctatcctggtgccagtactcagagataataattaacacattaacatctattttctgttcttttcatcagtgtgtattacctctgtcataaaaaccagcgagcaatgtgtgcctgtatactgtgtggagacctccattttccattcggcttattacacatttttctacaatattctatctcccctggcatgatttttaatgactagtatagcattctgtcttgtggagtcctcgtccattttactttggacttaaataaacttttaaattccaagtatacttaactgaaattctgaaaagagatctgttgtggtaccgaaagtcccctacatcccttccccttttttcctgagagtaaaaactgctgacaatgtggagtatatatttcatgacctttatgcctatgtcatataaataaacacatacatacacgtatatgagaaatctatgtctatgtgtgtgtatatatgctttattgaaaaataaggccatactatatgttttctgcagctcggtttattcactcaggtatatatcacagacgtcctctctctccagactcacccggtcctttcagatagagtagagggttttcctgatatgcaggtttggtctcttgtgtaaggacacctttcgtgggagcgtactgtggacaaggccttggaccacgccgaaacaccggaactttagtgcccacagctcaccgtgatttaccgcatcattgtcttgatggtggacacttaagttttctccattttccactgtcagaaagggtgtttgactggcatacttcttatacaaacattcctgtgatcttgtatgagtattattttcgttaaggtttctggaaatttagtccttggatgtgacaactacataaatcacaggctcctttcaagtgaatcaagaaattccttctcctgtggggcatgaaaagatgtagaataacttatgtaaccaattctctatcgctggatatgatttcacttcagcttttcttctcaccattgtaaacagtgctgtgtaaatgctctgataagtacatctttttgaactgaatttttctaaatgaaacgattccaaaatgtggagttcagcctgtgtgtacacacgtttttcagagtttacatatccattgacatgtcatcctccaaaagatcgctcacagtttgttctctcaaagatggacactagctagaatatcttttaaaaatatgtgccaatatgatgagcaaaagtactttttcattgttttaatttgcacttgatgaccagtgaggtattgagcatttttcactcattagccatctgacttttaaaaagtgaatgatctcttttgtcctttgcacacatttaagtgaggcagcttcttgttgctttgtgacagctctatgtatattatgaacattaaccccttgtcttcatcaacatgtatcagagagcttttccttgtcatattttgcctttcattttgttcagtaggttcatttttgttgtggcccaaaataatcttaagattgtaaatgtcttctttttgggttttattcctgatattattcttagaaatactttcttataatggtataaatttcttctgtaggtttttttaatctctaagatggagatgatgatggtacttgttatagtgaagagaagttgaattaatatgagcaaagaattatattcgctgttattagtactttctaatattcacatcacattctgtaatttttcttgcggtcattatgactggaatagaatttgttttttccaggggattctctgattgtcccaagacaattattgaattcctactttgctttttaacttgaaatcccacctgtaaagaatacttatgtacactagagtctctttttgagctcatggtttatttttatcaatcttactttcttacactagcactatatcttacatattgtaaacatttatttaatatctgacagtgcgattttttgattctcttttcgatcccaaattttcttggttagtattatgactttattattcctgaagaattctaatataatttttcaagttaaaaaaaaaaagaagtgctgtcgtgggattttttagtacttttgaattatctttaggagaacgtacatttttacaaaactgctttcctccatacaaaatgttgatgtctctactttcacacctcttactttaccccacagtacagtcctgtacttccaccatgtacaacatgggcattatttttgagtttattccagattattgttgatgtttttgttaattatttaagtcagaattttttgctattgtatattttaactgttaaaactgacacctaggaaggcagattcggtttgtaaatactcactttgtaacttctcatttaaaattgtaagtattaagtgcttgttacagaatcctttcttttctgtttttaaaaatttgtttccaagattctcaaaatggtcatagcaaagtagtataggtggggacagagatggagagaggtagtgtggctcatgtacaaactgtgagcactttcatggctgcgtttacgctggaaaagccgctgaagagtccaggataaaacgggtggctttgtatgcagttgaaagccagctttcttgcctggtgaagcctggtgggcgtgacaggtagatgatcaaggtcgaatggaggttattggctgcacagagcgctgtgtctgagaactggagaatatcgccatgggaaatgcttggtgccaggaacaaagcagaggagctggggaccctgtgtgttaaggaatttccagccctcggagtgggaagatcagactctgcattcagatctgagtttgaattcatcttctttagtttacttgtcctctgactttggtcaagctatataccctctttcactccctgttttcttatctctcaaaataggagaattacagcctgctgctagattgtttgatcaggttaaataattagtgtctataagatgccacgtacagtcacaagctcagtgagaaatgggctgtcacctgttcttctgcaactcagtgcttgacaagacatgtgggaaagccagtccctaatttgtgtgtgatgcaagtaggaacaaaattaatgtcttgcctttccctagcagtatacttacagctttgcttcatttacttctttcctcctttcctttcccctttcccatcctccaccaaaagatcctgagactctctcagaatagtagattcaaattactttaaaggttggctcatcctcatgaaatgatagtaacataaaaaaaatctgtgcacatcccacaatacattgtatttgatttacacacacacgtgcgcacacatacacacacacaatcaggctaccttccacttgcagagggataaggaccactttttctgagttttcactcactgagcttgagaacaatgtctcttacacagactttcaccaggcttcgtgcatggtgtttttaattgaatttcggctttgtggccatagatatagtctcctaatagaagagagaaagtggagacatagacattccgctgagatattggtgtcatcatattttagttggaaaggacttaagacagcatagagtcgtaatattatatgggtgagaatccatgatgttgtaacttggacaagaacatggaccttctgccgtcttgtccacaaaggtgaagaggcaactgggcaggggatggtagggatccttcttgcttgagttccatgttcttgctagttttcattgctcagttgcctttagtttatgtccatgaggcctctcatgggaaggtcactctgtcctgatagattgagtttcttatcagcaaaaagctctggacccactcatatttcccagagttttctgctgacctgctgacactttatataattgagacctaagaaactactgaatataaaatccttattgttattgtttgccctcgagttccataggaaggggtgctgtctcaggctgtctaaagccagatctgaacaaagatagggtgacaggctgtgctgctggtcctccacagttgaaggggatttccaacttagctttatattcaaggcagatgagttcaaatcttgcctttaccagttattatctttgtgaatttggggagaaactgtacttttttgtgtccaaatttgtttatctgtaagtaagttcagtatttattttaaggtttctgttttagaattgaatgagctaatactctcatttatacctaaaatagtgatctcatggttctatgctggtgccttggtagttgattactaagggactccgcagtgagattgggggtgggggaccctggataatagagcttatattccaggatatgcttgtaaaagactggatgtgcagtggatttttagtaaatatctactcctttcctaatctgcattgattgtgtatatatctttatactaatatatgaacaatttttattgcaatttaaatatctttgtagtatttacaatatctagttataaaaatacgtgaaataaaaagatttgaatttattttcttttcaataagcaaaacaaaataaaatagaaaagaaaaaagttttgaaggagtagaaataattttatttctgtggaatcaattccttgtaataggttttttgttcatgttgttaaaaagcatataaaattgataggtggtgaaatactggaaatgaggaaacagtggagacatactacctctaaggcagtcaatttgttaccaa includes:
- the LOC140695177 gene encoding trafficking protein particle complex subunit 9-like; this encodes MLSFDSGMCVVCLSSSTLSSLGVTFHGIQETVLSNLPLHTSPWWFPSLTRRGFCIGALTSSGIHPDTSTDTGRAQNCLSPEDTSDKWKGAAPCYSSVRMPVTQLEACIQAVLPCHHHLEAVPESSEFLQNVVYNHLEQVPPL